A stretch of Carya illinoinensis cultivar Pawnee chromosome 14, C.illinoinensisPawnee_v1, whole genome shotgun sequence DNA encodes these proteins:
- the LOC122295111 gene encoding uncharacterized protein LOC122295111 isoform X1, with translation MVSKAAVVLLVGLLGMVYQATQLPPPQSNGSAEDSPVTSSRIRLKDGRYLAYKERGVPKENARHKIIIVHGLGSSKEMNFLAPQVRTSIFQELIDDLGIYFLLFDRAGYGESDPDPKHTVKSEAFDIQELADQLQLGSKFYVIGVSMGSYSTWSCLKYIPDRLAGVAFVVPVVNYRWPSLPDSLIREDYRRKLVQWSIWFANHAPGLLYWWATQKWLPSTSVLERNPLFFNERDIDTLKTISGFPMLTQDKLREQGVFDTLRRDFMLAFGKWEFDPMGITNPYPKNESSVHIWQGYEDKVVPVQLQRFVSGKLPWIRYHEVPDGGHLIVHYNGVSEAILRALLLREEAVLYRPRKSRVLP, from the exons ATGGTTTCCAAAGCTGCCGTCGTTTTGCTGGTGGGTCTTCTTGGAATGGTTTATCAGGCAACACAACTACCCCCTCCTCAAAGTAATGGGTCGGCAGAGGATTCACCTGTGACCTCATCAAGAATCAGGCTCAAAGATGGAAGGTATCTGGCTTACAAAGAAAGAGGTGTCCCAAAGGAAAATGCAAGGCACAAAATCATTATTGTGCATGGCCTTGGAAGCTCTAAAGAGATGAATTTTCTGGCACCCCAAGTACGCACATCAAT TTTCCAGGAACTAATAGATGACTTGGGCATATACTTTCTGCTATTTGATCGAGCGGGATATGGAGAAAGTGATCCTGACCCAAAGCACACAGTAAAGAGTGAAGCATTTGACATTCAAGAACTTGCAGACCAACTGCAGCTAGGATCCAAGTTCTATGTGATTGGAGTCTCAATGGGATCATACTCCACATGGAGTTGCCTCAAATACATACCAGACAG GCTAGCAGGTGTGGCCTTTGTAGTCCCAGTGGTGAATTATCGGTGGCCTTCTCTCCCTGATAGTCTGATAAGGGAGGACTACAGGAGAAAACTTGTGCAGTGGTCCATCTGGTTTGCAAATCATGCTCCTGGATTACTATACTGGTGGGCTACTCAGAAATGGCTGCCTTCAACTTCTGTCCTGGAAAGAAACCCATTATTCTTTAACGAACGAGACATAGATACTTTGAAGACAATATCAGGGTTCCCAATGCTCACCCAG GATAAGTTACGAGAACAAGGCGTTTTTGACACTCTCCGTCGTGACTTTATGCTGGCTTTTGGCAAATGGGAATTTGATCCAATGGGTATAACCAATCCATACCCAAAGAATGAAAGCTCTGTGCACATATGGCAAGGCTATGAAGATAAGGTTGTGCCTGTTCAGCTTCAAAGATTTGTTTCAGGGAAGCTTCCCTGGATTCGATATCATGAAGTTCCAGATGGTGGACATTTAATTGTGCACTACAATGGTGTTAGCGAGGCAATCTTAAGGGCTCTTTTGCTTAGAGAAGAAGCAGTTTTATATAGGCCTAGAAAATCCAGAGTACTACCTTAA
- the LOC122293730 gene encoding uncharacterized protein LOC122293730, translating into MDFIDLNNACPKDSFPLPPINLIVDSIAGHNVLSFMDTYFRYNQIHMSLEYEEKIIGRNVEVYIDNLLVKIWDPKGHSDDLQEAFVILWKYGMKLNPTKCTFGVGLGKFLGFMALERGIEVNVKKIQAMLDMKSPEP; encoded by the exons ATGGACTTCATCGATTTGAACAACGCTTGTCCTAAGGATAGCTTCCCCCTGCCACCTATTAACCTGATCGTCGACTCAATAGCAGGCCACAATGTGTTGAGTTTCATGGACACCTACTTTAGATATAACCAGATACATATGAGCCTGGAATATGAAGAGAAGATT ATAGGGCGCAATGTGGAGGTGTACATCGACAACCTCTTGGTTAAAATTTGGGACCCTAAAGGTCATTCAGATGATTTACAGGAAGCTTTTGTCATCCTCTGGAAGTATGGGATGAAGCTTAACCCCACGAAATGCACGTTTGGGGTTGGGTTGGGGAAGTTCTTGGGGTTCATGGCCTTAGAGAGAGGGATAGAGGTGAATGTGAAGAAGATTCAAGCCATGCTCGACATGAAGTCCCCCGAACCCTGA
- the LOC122295110 gene encoding pentatricopeptide repeat-containing protein At5g66520-like, with product MLERVSIPPIPTRNSRYIQQNLFSLLECCSTLKKLCQIHAQIVINGFTQKNYILVKLLYLYVTSGYLKHALKVFEGIEKPSATVWNQIIRGHAQSQTPRKSIELYNRMVAAAEPDGFTYSYLLSACVRAKLLREGEQVHGRVLANGYCSNMFVQTNLVNLYAVGGVNDIRYARRVFEEMSARSVVSWNSLIAGYIRCGDIDGAWKIFNDMPERNVVSWTTIVSGCAQNGRYKQVLSLFGEMRRAHVEVDQVALVAVLSACAKLGDLNLGKQIHWYIEERISARNQTLSVSLNNALIHMYASCGVIDEAYKVFNIMPCKSNVSWTSIITGLAKQGCGEAALDVFWSMLRLGANQVRPDEITFIGVLCACSHAGLINEGRHLFEHMSKTWGISPKIEHYGCMVDLLSRAGFLDEAYRLVESMPIRPNDAVWGALLGGCRIHKNAGLASHVAQKLAVGLDPEQAAGYLVLLSNVYATAKRWHDVLGVRQKMVEMGVRKPSGRSWVQINGVVHDFVAGDRDHKHAPSIYEMLGQITRQARQKSYKLDLMERFLDAEE from the coding sequence atgttagAGCGAGTATCGATTCCCCCCATTCCAACAAGAAACTCCAGATATATACAACAGAACCTCTTCTCTCTGCTAGAGTGCTGCAGTACCCTCAAAAAGCTCTGTCAAATCCATGCCCAAATAGTCATCAACGGTTTTACCCAGAAGAATTATATCCTCGTAAAGCTGTTATACTTATATGTTACTTCTGGTTATCTCAAGCATGCCTTAAAAGTTTTTGAAGGTATTGAAAAGCCTAGTGCCACTGTTTGGAATCAGATTATCAGAGGGCATGCTCAGAGTCAAACTCCAAGAAAATCCATCGAGTTGTACAATAGAATGGTGGCAGCGGCTGAGCCGGATGGGTTTACATATTCTTATCTTTTAAGTGCTTGCGTGAGAGCTAAGTTGTTGAGAGAAGGAGAGCAGGTGCATGGGAGGGTTTTGGCAAATGGGTATTGCTCAAATATGTTTGTCCAGACGAATTTGGTTAATTTGTATGCTGTTGGTGGAGTTAATGATATCAGGTATGCACGGCGCGTGTTTGAGGAAATGAGTGCTAGAAGTGTTGTGAGTTGGAATTCATTGATTGCAGGGTATATAAGGTGTGGGGACATTGACGGGGCGTGGAAAATATTTAATGATATGCCTGAGAGGAATGTTGTATCTTGGACAACCATAGTTTCAGGATGTGCTCAGAATGGTAGGTATAAGCAAGTTTTGTCTTTGTTTGGTGAGATGAGGAGGGCTCATGTGGAAGTGGATCAGGTTGCATTGGTCGCAGTGTTATCGGCATGTGCTAAATTAGGAGATTTGAATTtgggaaagcagattcattgGTACATTGAAGAGAGAATCAGTGCTAGGAACCAGACGTTGTCTGTGTCTTTAAACAATGCACTTATACACATGTATGCTAGTTGTGGTGTGATTGATGAAGCTTataaagttttcaacataatGCCGTGTAAAAGCAATGTTTCTTGGACTAGCATCATCACGGGTTTAGCAAAGCAGGGATGTGGAGAAGCTGCTCTTGATGTCTTTTGGTCCATGCTAAGATTGGGAGCAAATCAAGTAAGACCTGATGAAATAACCTTCATCGGGGTTCTGTGTGCCTGCAGCCATGCTGGACTCATTAATGAAGGCCGCCATCTCTTTGAGCATATGAGTAAAACTTGGGGTATCAGCCCAAAAATTGAGCACTATGGGTGCATGGTGGATCTCCTAAGCCGTGCTGGTTTCCTAGATGAAGCATATAGGCTAGTTGAGAGTATGCCCATTAGGCCAAATGATGCGGTTTGGGGTGCTCTCCTTGGTGGTTGTAGAATTCACAAGAATGCTGGCCTTGCTTCCCATGTTGCACAGAAACTTGCAGTTGGACTAGACCCTGAGCAAGCTGCAGGGTATCTTGTACTCTTGTCAAATGTTTATGCAACCGCTAAAAGGTGGCATGATGTTCTTGGTGTGAGACAGAAGATGGTTGAGATGGGTGTAAGAAAGCCTTCAGGCCGAAGTTGGGTCCAAATTAATGGAGTCGTGCATGATTTTGTTGCCGGTGACAGGGACCATAAGCATGCACCTTCAATATATGAGATGCTTGGTCAGATCACCAGGCAAGCACGGCAGAAAAGCTACAAACTAGATTTAATGGAGAGGTTTTTGGATGCCGAGgaataa
- the LOC122295111 gene encoding uncharacterized protein LOC122295111 isoform X3 — translation MGSYSTWSCLKYIPDRLAGVAFVVPVVNYRWPSLPDSLIREDYRRKLVQWSIWFANHAPGLLYWWATQKWLPSTSVLERNPLFFNERDIDTLKTISGFPMLTQDKLREQGVFDTLRRDFMLAFGKWEFDPMGITNPYPKNESSVHIWQGYEDKVVPVQLQRFVSGKLPWIRYHEVPDGGHLIVHYNGVSEAILRALLLREEAVLYRPRKSRVLP, via the exons ATGGGATCATACTCCACATGGAGTTGCCTCAAATACATACCAGACAG GCTAGCAGGTGTGGCCTTTGTAGTCCCAGTGGTGAATTATCGGTGGCCTTCTCTCCCTGATAGTCTGATAAGGGAGGACTACAGGAGAAAACTTGTGCAGTGGTCCATCTGGTTTGCAAATCATGCTCCTGGATTACTATACTGGTGGGCTACTCAGAAATGGCTGCCTTCAACTTCTGTCCTGGAAAGAAACCCATTATTCTTTAACGAACGAGACATAGATACTTTGAAGACAATATCAGGGTTCCCAATGCTCACCCAG GATAAGTTACGAGAACAAGGCGTTTTTGACACTCTCCGTCGTGACTTTATGCTGGCTTTTGGCAAATGGGAATTTGATCCAATGGGTATAACCAATCCATACCCAAAGAATGAAAGCTCTGTGCACATATGGCAAGGCTATGAAGATAAGGTTGTGCCTGTTCAGCTTCAAAGATTTGTTTCAGGGAAGCTTCCCTGGATTCGATATCATGAAGTTCCAGATGGTGGACATTTAATTGTGCACTACAATGGTGTTAGCGAGGCAATCTTAAGGGCTCTTTTGCTTAGAGAAGAAGCAGTTTTATATAGGCCTAGAAAATCCAGAGTACTACCTTAA
- the LOC122295111 gene encoding uncharacterized protein LOC122295111 isoform X2 has protein sequence MVSKAAVVLLVGLLGMVYQATQLPPPQSNGSAEDSPVTSSRIRLKDGRYLAYKERGVPKENARHKIIIVHGLGSSKEMNFLAPQELIDDLGIYFLLFDRAGYGESDPDPKHTVKSEAFDIQELADQLQLGSKFYVIGVSMGSYSTWSCLKYIPDRLAGVAFVVPVVNYRWPSLPDSLIREDYRRKLVQWSIWFANHAPGLLYWWATQKWLPSTSVLERNPLFFNERDIDTLKTISGFPMLTQDKLREQGVFDTLRRDFMLAFGKWEFDPMGITNPYPKNESSVHIWQGYEDKVVPVQLQRFVSGKLPWIRYHEVPDGGHLIVHYNGVSEAILRALLLREEAVLYRPRKSRVLP, from the exons ATGGTTTCCAAAGCTGCCGTCGTTTTGCTGGTGGGTCTTCTTGGAATGGTTTATCAGGCAACACAACTACCCCCTCCTCAAAGTAATGGGTCGGCAGAGGATTCACCTGTGACCTCATCAAGAATCAGGCTCAAAGATGGAAGGTATCTGGCTTACAAAGAAAGAGGTGTCCCAAAGGAAAATGCAAGGCACAAAATCATTATTGTGCATGGCCTTGGAAGCTCTAAAGAGATGAATTTTCTGGCACCCCAA GAACTAATAGATGACTTGGGCATATACTTTCTGCTATTTGATCGAGCGGGATATGGAGAAAGTGATCCTGACCCAAAGCACACAGTAAAGAGTGAAGCATTTGACATTCAAGAACTTGCAGACCAACTGCAGCTAGGATCCAAGTTCTATGTGATTGGAGTCTCAATGGGATCATACTCCACATGGAGTTGCCTCAAATACATACCAGACAG GCTAGCAGGTGTGGCCTTTGTAGTCCCAGTGGTGAATTATCGGTGGCCTTCTCTCCCTGATAGTCTGATAAGGGAGGACTACAGGAGAAAACTTGTGCAGTGGTCCATCTGGTTTGCAAATCATGCTCCTGGATTACTATACTGGTGGGCTACTCAGAAATGGCTGCCTTCAACTTCTGTCCTGGAAAGAAACCCATTATTCTTTAACGAACGAGACATAGATACTTTGAAGACAATATCAGGGTTCCCAATGCTCACCCAG GATAAGTTACGAGAACAAGGCGTTTTTGACACTCTCCGTCGTGACTTTATGCTGGCTTTTGGCAAATGGGAATTTGATCCAATGGGTATAACCAATCCATACCCAAAGAATGAAAGCTCTGTGCACATATGGCAAGGCTATGAAGATAAGGTTGTGCCTGTTCAGCTTCAAAGATTTGTTTCAGGGAAGCTTCCCTGGATTCGATATCATGAAGTTCCAGATGGTGGACATTTAATTGTGCACTACAATGGTGTTAGCGAGGCAATCTTAAGGGCTCTTTTGCTTAGAGAAGAAGCAGTTTTATATAGGCCTAGAAAATCCAGAGTACTACCTTAA